One Cucurbita pepo subsp. pepo cultivar mu-cu-16 chromosome LG07, ASM280686v2, whole genome shotgun sequence genomic region harbors:
- the LOC111799312 gene encoding protein FLX-like 4, producing the protein MSTRGTLQPLYNGRPVKATGLMRHGQFPGSDSAGGHKSLELLEDKLDVQTSDIEKLARENRKLAAAHVTLRQELVAAEKEIQNARAHIRSIQTESDIQMRVLLDKIAKMEANIEAREGLKKDLQQAHKEAQALVKDKQELAFQIQQETQELHKTGSDVNNLPSLHAELEDLRKEHQRLRVTFEHEKGMNVEQVEQMKATEMNLIALAREVERLRAEVLNAEKRAYAPSAYGGAYVNLDPSYPPRTGANGYVDMYGRPYIAMASVAPGDGQIPHPVDNGPVTTGTVAGVAAPIDSIARR; encoded by the exons ATGTCCACAAGAGGAACACTTCAACCGCTATACAATGGACGTCCTGTTAAGGCTACAGGGTTGATGCGGCATGGTCAGTTTCCTGGATCAGATTCTGCTGGGGGTCACAAGTCTCTTGAATTATTAGAGGATAAATTAGACGTTCAGACATCCGACATAGAAAAACTTGCAAGGGAAAATCGTAAATTGGCAGCCGCTCATGTCACGTTGAGGCAAGAGCTTGTGGCTGCTGAGAAGGAAATACAAAATGCACGAGCACATATCCGAAGTATTCAGACCGAAAGTGATATTCAGATGAGAGTACTGTTGGATAAGATTGCGAAAATGGAAGCAAATATTGAAGCTAGAGAGGGGCTGAAGAAGGACTTGCAACAGGCACACAAGGAGGCTCAAGCCTTGGTCAAAGACAAACAAGAATTGGCCTTCCAAATTCAACAAGAAACTCAGGAGTTGCATAAAACAGGGTCTGATGTTAATAATCTACCCAGTTTACATGCTGAGCTTGAGGATTTGAGGAAAGAACACCAAAGGTTAAG AGTCACATTTGAGCACGAAAAAGGTATGAACGTAGAACAAGTAGAGCAAATGAAAGCAACAGAAATGAATCTGATTGCCTTGGCAAGGGAAGTAGAGAGGTTGCGAGCCGAGGTTTTGAATGCGGAGAAAAGGGCTTATG CACCAAGTGCATACGGTGGTGCGTACGTGAATTTGGACCCTTCGTACCCACCTCGTACCGGTGCCAATGGCTATGTCGATATGTACGGAAGGCCATACATTGCAATGGCTTCTGTGGCTCCAGGAGACGGTCAAATCCCTCACCCCGTTGACAATGGCCCGGTCACCACTGGAACGGTTGCGGGCGTGGCTGCCCCTATCGACAGCATTGCTCGGAGATAA
- the LOC111798059 gene encoding cytochrome c oxidase subunit 6b-2, protein MAEIELKTAPADFRFPTTNQTRHCFTRYIEFHRCLTAKGEESGECERFAKYYRALCPGEWVEKWNEQRENGTFPGPL, encoded by the exons ATGGCCGAG ATTGAGCTGAAAACAGCACCTGCTGACTTCCGATTCCCTACTACAAATCAAACCAGGCACTGTTTCACTCGTTACATTGAGTTCCACAG GTGCCTGACAGCAAAGGGTGAGGAATCTGGTGAATGTGAGAGATTTGCAAAGTATTATCGTGCCCTTTGCCCTGGTGAATGG GTCGAAAAATGGAACGAGCAAAGAGAGAACGGCACATTCCCCGGCCCTCTTTGA
- the LOC111799249 gene encoding UDP-glucuronate 4-epimerase 1-like translates to MPSLEDDPFPSTPGKFKIDHRNHHPMNRHFHRCFSSTSTLFLWALFLIALTASYLSFQSFVDSGSRYLTASWGGIQWEKQLRNSALPHPPSSLSVLVTGAAGFVGTHVSLALKKRGDGVVGLDNFNSYYDPSLKKARKSLLSNHGIFVVEGDLNDVVLLQKLFDVVVFTHVMHLAAQAGVRYAMENPNSYVRSNIAGLVNLLEVCKSANPQPAVVWASSSSVYGLNEKVPFSESDRTDQPASLYAATKKAGEEITHTYNHIYGLSITGLRFFTVYGPWGRPDMAYFSFTRNILQGKPITVYRGKNRVDLARDFTYIDDIVKGCLGSLDTSGKSTGSGGKKKGAAPYRIFNLGNTSPVTVPTLVSILEKHLKVKAKKKVVEMPGNGDVPFTHANISSARSQLGYKPTTDLQTGLKKFVKWYLSYYGYNHGKPVN, encoded by the coding sequence ATGCCCTCCTTAGAAGACGACCCTTTCCCTTCCACCCCCGGCAAATTCAAGATCGACCACCGCAACCACCACCCGATGAACCGCCATTTCCACCGCTGCTTCTCCTCCACAAGCACCCTCTTCCTCTGGGCCCTCTTCTTAATCGCTTTAACCGCCTCCTATTTAAGTTTCCAGTCATTCGTCGACTCCGGCAGCCGCTACTTAACCGCCTCTTGGGGGGGAATCCAATGGGAAAAACAACTCCGTAACTCCGCCCTTCCTCATCCTCCTTCTTCCCTTTCTGTCCTTGTCACCGGCGCCGCCGGTTTCGTCGGTACCCATGTCTCCCTCGCCTTGAAAAAACGCGGCGACGGCGTTGTCGGTCTCGACAATTTCAATTCCTATTACGACCCGTCATTGAAAAAAGCCCGGAAatctctcctctccaaccatgGAATTTTCGTTGTGGAAGGCGATttaaacgacgtcgttttacTTCAAAAGCTCTTCGACGTCGTCGTTTTCACTCACGTTATGCACCTCGCGGCTCAAGCCGGAGTCCGTTACGCGATGGAGAATCCCAATTCGTATGTTCGGAGTAACATCGCCGGTTTGGTTAATCTCCTCGAGGTTTGTAAATCGGCGAACCCACAACCGGCTGTGGTTTGGGCTTCATCGAGTTCGGTTTATGGGCTTAATGAGAAAGTCCCGTTTTCTGAATCGGACCGGACCGACCAACCCGCTAGTCTCTACGCAGCAACAAAGAAAGCCGGGGAGGAAATTACACATACGTATAATCATATCTACGGTTTGTCAATAACCGGGTTGAGATTCTTCACGGTTTACGGTCCATGGGGACGGCCCGACATGGCGTATTTTTCATTTACGAGGAATATATTGCAAGGAAAACCGATTACGGTTTATCGGGGGAAGAACCGGGTTGATTTGGCGAGGGATTTTACGTACATTGATGATATTGTAAAGGGGTGTTTGGGTTCGTTGGATACATCGGGGAAAAGCACCGGTTCGGGTGGGAAGAAAAAAGGGGCGGCGCCGTACAGAATATTTAACTTGGGGAATACGTCGCCGGTGACGGTGCCGACATTGGTGAGTATATTGGAGAAGCATTTGAAGGTGAAGGCGAAGAAGAAAGTGGTGGAGATGCCTGGAAACGGCGACGTTCCGTTTACTCATGCGAATATTAGTTCGGCTCGGAGTCAGCTCGGGTATAAACCGACGACCGATTTGCAGACCGGGTTGAAGAAGTTCGTTAAATGGTATTTGTCCTATTATGGCTATAATCATGGCAAACctgtaaattaa
- the LOC111799038 gene encoding tetraspanin-8-like — translation MPGISNRVVGVLNFITFLLSIPILLVGIWLSTQATTECAKYLDKPVIIIGVFLMFISLAGVCGAWCRISWLLWLYLLVMFVLIVVLLAFTIFAFVVTNKGAGEALSHRGYKEYRLGDYSDWLQNRVSSKDNWSTIKSCLIDANICNTFSKKYSMDNDEQFYKESLSSIQSGCCKPSNDCDFKYVSPIVWDKNNATTSPNPDCKLWGNEPDVLCFNCLACKAGLLDNIKTNWKKVALVNIVFFVFLIIVYSVGCCAFRNNREYNAYHRQRK, via the exons ATGCCTGGAATAAGCAACAGGGTGGTCGGAGTCCTGAATTTCATCACCTTCTTACTCTCAATCCCAATTCTGTTGGTCGGCATTTGGCTGAGCACACAAGCCACCACCGAATGCGCCAAGTACTTAGACAAACCCGTAATCATAATCGGCGTTTTTCTGATGTTCATATCACTCGCCGGCGTTTGCGGCGCGTGGTGTAGAATCTCTTGGCTTCTATGGCTATACCTTTTGGTCATGTTTGTTCTTATTGTTGTGCTCTTGGCTTTCACTATCTTTGCTTTTGTGGTCACCAATAAGGGCGCCGGCGAGGCCTTGTCGCACCGGGGGTATAAGGAGTATAGGCTTGGGGATTACTCTGATTGGCTGCAGAATAGGGTGAGTTCTAAGGACAATTGGAGCACAATTAAGAGCTGCTTGATTGATGCCAACATTTGCAACACATTTTCTAAGAAGTATTCTATGGATAATGATGAACAGTTCTATAAGGAGAGCTTGTCTTCCATTCAG TCTGGTTGTTGTAAACCTTCAAACGACTGCGATTTCAAGTATGTGAGCCCAATTGTGTGGGACAAGAACAACGCTACAACCTCGCCCAACCCCGACTGTAAATTATGGGGAAATGAGCCCGACGTTCTGTGCTTCAACTGCCTGGCCTGCAAGGCTGGCTTGCTCGATAATATCAAGACAAACTGGAAGAAGGTTGCCTTAGTCAACATCGTATTCTTTGTCTTCCTCATCATCGTCTACTCAGTCGGTTGCTGTGCTTTTCGAAACAATAGAGAATACAATGCCTATCATCGACAAAGGAAGTGA